In a genomic window of Lycium ferocissimum isolate CSIRO_LF1 chromosome 9, AGI_CSIRO_Lferr_CH_V1, whole genome shotgun sequence:
- the LOC132069457 gene encoding protein neprosin-like isoform X1: MKTKQKMSLHLRVIMQILVTISLFLNHYEVEGEQRLSKAEDLELEKQLKLLNKPAIKTIKGKYGEIYDCVDFYKQPAFDHPLLKNHNFHPQMKPTFFNLQRDDISSKMNRPFNIGLEGGGCPTGTVPIRRITKEDLIRRRLASQIRDADDSPDGDGIESNVSDGTKHPKGFGGGYKFATVQIPYKLRIKMAGVGAIISLHNPQHLSGHEHSGGRIKVQKGIDSIQVGWTVSPPVYGDTHTRSYIYFKAGKLACYNTQCPGFVHINTAIPLDGELPGSSYGGPIYDLPMEIARDIPSGNWWFHLGIGSKFTPIGFWPAKIFTSLKGFATSAEFGGVVYSPPGVREPSMGSGYFPVGDLKKDAYCRKSTYFTDKRQSKSLDEISVKSFASSPNLYRVTDYPNAGGGNGNIVFYGGPGEHI; this comes from the exons ATGAAAACAAAGCAG AAAATGTCATTGCATCTGAGAGTCATCATGCAGATTTTGGTTACAATTTCACTATTTTTGAACCATTATGAAGTTGAAGGAGAACAGAGGTTGTCTAAAGCAGAAGATTTAGAGTTAGAGAAGCAACTAAAACTTCTTAATAAGCCAGCAATCAAGACTATTAAG GGCAAATACGGAGAAATATATGATTGTGTTGACTTTTACAAACAACCTGCATTCGATCATCCTCTATTGAAGAATCATAATTTTCATCCCCAG ATGAAACCTACATTTTTCAATTTACAAAGAGATGACATTTCTTCAAAAATGAATAGGCCTTTTAACATAGGGTTAGAAGGCGGAGGTTGTCCTACTGGAACAGTTCCTATTAGAAGAATTACTAAAGAAGATCTAATACGACGAAGACTTGCATCACAAATAAGAGACGCAGATGATTCTCCTGATGGTGAT GGTATAGAGTCCAATGTTTCAGATGGAACCAAACATCCTAAGGGTTTCGGAGGAGGCTACAAG TTTGCAACTGTGCAAATCCCATATAAACTAAGAATCAAAATGGCAGGAGTAGGAGCAATTATAAGCTTGCATAATCCTCAACATCTtagtgggcatgaacatagtgGAGGTCGTATAAAGGTTCAAAAAGGGATTGATAGCATACAAGTTGGCTGGACa GTGAGTCCACCTGTCTATGGAGACACTCATACACgatcatacatatattttaaG GCTGGAAAATTAGCTTGTTATAATACTCAATGTCCTGGTTTTGTACATATAAACACTGCAATACCTTTAGATGGAGAACTTCCAGGATCTTCCTATGGTGGACCTATTTATGATTTACCAATGGAAATTGCTCGG GATATCCCCAgtggaaattggtggtttcaTTTAGGAATAGGATCAAAGTTTACACCAATTGGATTTTGGCCAGCAAAGATATTTACAAGTTTAAAGGGATTTGCAACAAGTGCTGAATTTGGAGGAGTTGTGTATAGTCCTCCAGGAGTTCGAGAACCTTCTATGGGTAGTGGTTATTTTCCAGTTGGAGACCTTAAAAAAGATGCATATTGTAGGAAGAGTACCTACTTTACTGATAAACGTCAATCTAAGTCCTTAGATGAAATCTCAGTGAAATCATTTGCAAGTAGTCCAAATTTATATAGGGTCACTGATTATCCAAACGCTGGGGGTGGAAATGGGAATATAGTGTTTTATGGAGGACCAG GTGAACATATATAG
- the LOC132069457 gene encoding protein neprosin-like isoform X3 yields the protein MKTKQKMSLHLRVIMQILVTISLFLNHYEVEGEQRLSKAEDLELEKQLKLLNKPAIKTIKGKYGEIYDCVDFYKQPAFDHPLLKNHNFHPQMKPTFFNLQRDDISSKMNRPFNIGLEGGGCPTGTVPIRRITKEDLIRRRLASQIRDADDSPDGDGIESNVSDGTKHPKGFGGGYKFATVQIPYKLRIKMAGVGAIISLHNPQHLSGHEHSGGRIKVQKGIDSIQVGWTVSPPVYGDTHTRSYIYFKAGKLACYNTQCPGFVHINTAIPLDGELPGSSYGGPIYDLPMEIARENGIALENHHTDFGCNFSVFEPL from the exons ATGAAAACAAAGCAG AAAATGTCATTGCATCTGAGAGTCATCATGCAGATTTTGGTTACAATTTCACTATTTTTGAACCATTATGAAGTTGAAGGAGAACAGAGGTTGTCTAAAGCAGAAGATTTAGAGTTAGAGAAGCAACTAAAACTTCTTAATAAGCCAGCAATCAAGACTATTAAG GGCAAATACGGAGAAATATATGATTGTGTTGACTTTTACAAACAACCTGCATTCGATCATCCTCTATTGAAGAATCATAATTTTCATCCCCAG ATGAAACCTACATTTTTCAATTTACAAAGAGATGACATTTCTTCAAAAATGAATAGGCCTTTTAACATAGGGTTAGAAGGCGGAGGTTGTCCTACTGGAACAGTTCCTATTAGAAGAATTACTAAAGAAGATCTAATACGACGAAGACTTGCATCACAAATAAGAGACGCAGATGATTCTCCTGATGGTGAT GGTATAGAGTCCAATGTTTCAGATGGAACCAAACATCCTAAGGGTTTCGGAGGAGGCTACAAG TTTGCAACTGTGCAAATCCCATATAAACTAAGAATCAAAATGGCAGGAGTAGGAGCAATTATAAGCTTGCATAATCCTCAACATCTtagtgggcatgaacatagtgGAGGTCGTATAAAGGTTCAAAAAGGGATTGATAGCATACAAGTTGGCTGGACa GTGAGTCCACCTGTCTATGGAGACACTCATACACgatcatacatatattttaaG GCTGGAAAATTAGCTTGTTATAATACTCAATGTCCTGGTTTTGTACATATAAACACTGCAATACCTTTAGATGGAGAACTTCCAGGATCTTCCTATGGTGGACCTATTTATGATTTACCAATGGAAATTGCTCGG GAAAATGGCATTGCATTGGAGAACCATCATACAGATTTTGGTTGCAATTTCTCTGTTTTTGAACCACTATGA
- the LOC132069457 gene encoding protein neprosin-like isoform X2 has translation MKTKQKMSLHLRVIMQILVTISLFLNHYEVEGEQRLSKAEDLELEKQLKLLNKPAIKTIKGKYGEIYDCVDFYKQPAFDHPLLKNHNFHPQMKPTFFNLQRDDISSKMNRPFNIGLEGGGCPTGTVPIRRITKEDLIRRRLASQIRDADDSPDGDGIESNVSDGTKHPKGFGGGYKVSPPVYGDTHTRSYIYFKAGKLACYNTQCPGFVHINTAIPLDGELPGSSYGGPIYDLPMEIARDIPSGNWWFHLGIGSKFTPIGFWPAKIFTSLKGFATSAEFGGVVYSPPGVREPSMGSGYFPVGDLKKDAYCRKSTYFTDKRQSKSLDEISVKSFASSPNLYRVTDYPNAGGGNGNIVFYGGPGEHM, from the exons ATGAAAACAAAGCAG AAAATGTCATTGCATCTGAGAGTCATCATGCAGATTTTGGTTACAATTTCACTATTTTTGAACCATTATGAAGTTGAAGGAGAACAGAGGTTGTCTAAAGCAGAAGATTTAGAGTTAGAGAAGCAACTAAAACTTCTTAATAAGCCAGCAATCAAGACTATTAAG GGCAAATACGGAGAAATATATGATTGTGTTGACTTTTACAAACAACCTGCATTCGATCATCCTCTATTGAAGAATCATAATTTTCATCCCCAG ATGAAACCTACATTTTTCAATTTACAAAGAGATGACATTTCTTCAAAAATGAATAGGCCTTTTAACATAGGGTTAGAAGGCGGAGGTTGTCCTACTGGAACAGTTCCTATTAGAAGAATTACTAAAGAAGATCTAATACGACGAAGACTTGCATCACAAATAAGAGACGCAGATGATTCTCCTGATGGTGAT GGTATAGAGTCCAATGTTTCAGATGGAACCAAACATCCTAAGGGTTTCGGAGGAGGCTACAAG GTGAGTCCACCTGTCTATGGAGACACTCATACACgatcatacatatattttaaG GCTGGAAAATTAGCTTGTTATAATACTCAATGTCCTGGTTTTGTACATATAAACACTGCAATACCTTTAGATGGAGAACTTCCAGGATCTTCCTATGGTGGACCTATTTATGATTTACCAATGGAAATTGCTCGG GATATCCCCAgtggaaattggtggtttcaTTTAGGAATAGGATCAAAGTTTACACCAATTGGATTTTGGCCAGCAAAGATATTTACAAGTTTAAAGGGATTTGCAACAAGTGCTGAATTTGGAGGAGTTGTGTATAGTCCTCCAGGAGTTCGAGAACCTTCTATGGGTAGTGGTTATTTTCCAGTTGGAGACCTTAAAAAAGATGCATATTGTAGGAAGAGTACCTACTTTACTGATAAACGTCAATCTAAGTCCTTAGATGAAATCTCAGTGAAATCATTTGCAAGTAGTCCAAATTTATATAGGGTCACTGATTATCCAAACGCTGGGGGTGGAAATGGGAATATAGTGTTTTATGGAGGACCAGGTGAACACATGTAG
- the LOC132030495 gene encoding uncharacterized protein LOC132030495 — translation MAPKKRPNMEQAKPISTRVTRSSTRNGNTKPISSDPEPPKPKRVKKTPISEPKPELKTGSKGIVVVEHCKQCNQFKIRAVKVKEELENGVPGLEVRVNPEKPRRGCFEIRLDGENGEKFVSLLDMKRPFGPMKALDMDKVISDIIEKIK, via the coding sequence atgGCACCAAAGAAAAGACCCAATATGGAGCAAGCAAAACCCATTTCAACTCGTGTGACCCGAAGTTCAACCCGAAATGGCAACACAAAGCCCATTTCATCCGACCCGGAACCACCAAAACCTAAACGGGTCAAGAAAACACCAATTTCTGAGCCCAAACCCGAATTGAAAACCGGGTCAAagggtattgttgttgttgagcaTTGTAAACAGTGTAATCAATTCAAGATTAGGGCTGTGAAAGTGAAAGAGGAATTGGAAAATGGAGTACCCGGTTTGGAAGTTCGGGTCAACCCGGAAAAGCCCAGAAGGGGTTGCTTTGAGATTCGTTTAGATGGTGAAAATGGTGAGAAATTTGTTAGTCTTTTGGATATGAAGAGGCCATTTGGACCAATGAAAGCACTTGATATGGACAAGGTCATTTCTGACATTATTGAAAAGATTAAGTGA
- the LOC132030496 gene encoding tetraspanin-10: protein MGTSTSIFVIRCINFLTMLLAVGVIGFGIWMSAHHDGCRNSLTLPVLGLGGVIFVVSVVGFLGAWKNNSILLWIYLIMLCLILMAILVFTVLAFIVTNNGSGHSVTGLRYKEYQLKDYSSWFLKQLNNTHNWKHLKSCLVKTDDCSNLSKRYKTLKQYKFAKLTPIEAGCCRPPSECGYPAVNASYYDLSFHPTSSIKDCKLYKNSKKVKCYNCDSCKAGVAQYMKTEWRVVAIFNVILFVVLSIVYFVGCCARRNAARSRSKV from the exons ATGGGTACATCAACTAGCATTTTTGTGATTAGATGTATCAATTTTCTCACAATG CTGTTAGCTGTGGGCGTCATaggttttggaatttggatgaGCGCTCATCATGATGGCTGTCGAAATTCTCTTACTTTGCCTGTTCTAGGTCTTGGTGGAGTTATATTCGTCGT ATCAGTTGTTGGGTTTCTTGGAGCATGGAAGAACAACTCCATCTTGTTGTGGATT TATCTAATCATGTTGTGCTTGATTTTGATGGCAATATTGGTCTTCACCGTTTTGGC GTTCATTGTGACGAATAATGGCTCAGGTCATAGTGTTACTGGACTAAG GTACAAGGAGTATCAACTTAAAGACTACAGTTCGTGGTTTCTAAAACAA CTCAATAACACCCATAACTGGAAGCACCTGAAAAGCTGTCTTGTCAAGACCGATGACTGTAGTAACCTGTCAAAGAGATACAAG ACTCTCAAGCAATATAAATTTGCAAAACTAACACCTATTGAAGCTGGTTGCTGCAGACCGCCATCCGA GTGTGGTTACCCTGCTGTTAATGCATCTTACTATGACTTGAGCTTTCATCCAACGAGTTCCATCAAGGACTGCAAGCTTTacaaaaattcaaagaaagtCAAGTGCTATAACTGTGATTCCTGCAA GGCTGGTGTCGCACAATACATGAAAACTGAGTGGAGAGTAGTTGCTATCTTCAACGTGATTCTCTTTGTCGTCTTG TCGATAGTCTACTTCGTGGGATGCTGTGCAAGACGCAATGCTGCTCGTAGCCGCTCTAAAGTTTGA
- the LOC132069458 gene encoding LIM domain-containing protein WLIM2b-like isoform X1: MAFTGNQQKCKACEKTVYIAEMISTNGVAYHNTCFRCKHCNGRLALSTYSTLDGVLYCKPHFEQIYKEKGGAPLKHSASSGKQNELNRSPSKVSALFSGTQDKCAACKKTVYPLEKVTVDGEMYHNLCFRCVHGGCKLTTSSYAAFDGRLYCKPHFSQLFKEKGSYNHLSKTTSMKKSSEGQSNEQESSNSNAEESIKPKETQDDQGSS, from the exons ATGGCTTTTACAGGAAACCAACAGAAATGTAAAGCTTGTGAAAAAACTGTTTATATTGCAGAGATGATTTCTACAAATGGTGTTGCTTATCATAATACATGCTTTAGGTGTAAGCATTGCAATGGAAGGCTTGCA tTGAGCACATATTCAACCCTTGATGGAGTATTATATTGCAAGCCTCATTTTGAACAAATCTACAAGGAGAAAGGAGGCGCTCCTTTGAAGCATTCTGCATCAT CGGGGAAGCAAAATGAACTG AACAGAAGCCCAAGCAAAGTTTCAGCTCTTTTTTCTGGTACTCAAGATAAATGTGCCGCTTGTAAGAAGACTGTTTACCCATTGGAGAAA GTGACAGTGGATGGTGAAATGTACCACAATTTATGCTTCAGGTGTGTTCATGGGGGTTGTAAACTTACAACATCATCATATGCTGCATTTGATGGACGTCTCTATTGCAAACCTCATTTCTCTCAATTGTTCAAAGAAAAAGGTTCCTATAATCATCTCAGCAAAACTACTTCAATGAAAAAATCAAGTGAAGGTCAAAGCAATGAACAAGAAAGCTCTAATAGTAATGCTGAAGAATCAATTAAACCAAAGGAGACACAAGATGACCAAGGCTCTAGTTAA
- the LOC132069458 gene encoding LIM domain-containing protein WLIM2b-like isoform X2 codes for MAFTGNQQKCKACEKTVYIAEMISTNGVAYHNTCFRCKHCNGRLALSTYSTLDGVLYCKPHFEQIYKEKGGAPLKHSASSGKQNELVTVDGEMYHNLCFRCVHGGCKLTTSSYAAFDGRLYCKPHFSQLFKEKGSYNHLSKTTSMKKSSEGQSNEQESSNSNAEESIKPKETQDDQGSS; via the exons ATGGCTTTTACAGGAAACCAACAGAAATGTAAAGCTTGTGAAAAAACTGTTTATATTGCAGAGATGATTTCTACAAATGGTGTTGCTTATCATAATACATGCTTTAGGTGTAAGCATTGCAATGGAAGGCTTGCA tTGAGCACATATTCAACCCTTGATGGAGTATTATATTGCAAGCCTCATTTTGAACAAATCTACAAGGAGAAAGGAGGCGCTCCTTTGAAGCATTCTGCATCAT CGGGGAAGCAAAATGAACTG GTGACAGTGGATGGTGAAATGTACCACAATTTATGCTTCAGGTGTGTTCATGGGGGTTGTAAACTTACAACATCATCATATGCTGCATTTGATGGACGTCTCTATTGCAAACCTCATTTCTCTCAATTGTTCAAAGAAAAAGGTTCCTATAATCATCTCAGCAAAACTACTTCAATGAAAAAATCAAGTGAAGGTCAAAGCAATGAACAAGAAAGCTCTAATAGTAATGCTGAAGAATCAATTAAACCAAAGGAGACACAAGATGACCAAGGCTCTAGTTAA
- the LOC132030497 gene encoding remorin-like, producing MGEEEATPLVSPQSSKETDQEKEHKNEEPKQKVEENASALVPNLEDKQKISPPSPEKAADSGVQKSTGGAKDRDIALAKVESEKRLALIKAWEDNEKAKAENKAFKKLSAVGSWENRKKATVDAELRQIQEELERKKAEYAEKMKNKMAEIHREAEEKRAMIEAKRSKDFLKVEETAAKFRAAGNLPKKFFACFGY from the exons ATGGGAGAAGAAGAAGCAACCCCTCTAGTTTCTCCACAATCTTCTAAAGAAACTGATCAAGAAAAAGAGCACAAAAATGAAGAACCAAaacagaaagttgaagaaaatgcTTCTGCCCTTGTTCCAAATTTAGAGGATAAACAGAAAATCTCTCCCCCTTCTCCAGAAA AAGCTGCAGATTCTGGAGTTCAGAAAAGTACTGGAGGTGCCAAGGACAGAG atATTGCCCTTGCAAAGGTTGAATCAGAGAAAAGATTGGCTTTGATCAAGGCATGGGAAGACAATGAAAAAGCAAAGGCTGAAAACAa GGCATTTAAAAAGTTGTCAGCAGTTGGATCTTGGGAGAACAGAAAGAAGGCAACTGTAGATGCTGAACTGAGACAAATTCAG GAAGAGTTGGAGAGGAAGAAGGCGGAATATgcagagaagatgaagaacaagatGGCTGAAATTCACAGAGAAGCAGAAGAAAAGAGGGCTATGATTGAAGCGAAACGAAGCAAAGATTTTCTCAAGGTAGAGGAAACTGCTGCAAAATTTCGTGCTGCTGGAAATTTGCCCAAAAAGTTCTTTGCATGCTTTGGCTACtaa